The following coding sequences lie in one Myxococcales bacterium genomic window:
- a CDS encoding TIGR03960 family B12-binding radical SAM protein yields the protein MSAKRHAHPYAEFLNRVQKPARYVGGEHGEAVKDWDGAASRICLAFPDLYDIGMSHLGFKILYSIINKHPQLLAERVYAPWTDLETELRAHSEPLRSLENWRALCEFDIVGFSLQFELTYTNVLLMLELGGVPLRSCDRTEGDPLVIAGGPTATHAEPLAPFIDAFVIGDGEEKTPELMLTWHALKRAGMPRRARLEQLARLGGIYVPCLYQSSKQADTGLTVIEPPTDDTPYPIKRAFIPDISEHPFPSDGPVAATQTVFDRVSVEIARGCTEGCRFCQAGMIYRPVRERTPEDITKSLLSAVKAGGYDEASLTSLSTADYSAISPLIHDVMNRLAPENVSLSVSSLRAYGLNEDLLDDIRRVRATGLTFAPEAGTQRMRDVINKNITEEQLMQTAERVFSRGWSKMKLYFMLGLPTEEDEDVLGIVQTGARAQKVGRKLQKGAPKVTVSVSTFVPKPHTPFQWCAMDSVDSVLRKQSLLKQEARSLRVQLRMHDCAGSWLESILSRGDRALGDVIETAYKNGARFDSWQEQLKLQAWQNALAAHGIDPDVYQRTLAVEARLPWDHIDVGLEGGFLLREYRKALRNRLSPPCGKAINMFVHHTNLAEAESDQRKLICYHCGIACDMTKMRQKRIDHLHTLGAKEARNSAISLVKKVPAAAPAMPPLRPDQGRVVRMRLAYTKLGRAVYSSHLDLVRLIPRICRRLELPLRYSEGFHPKPDMSFGPALSLGTASLGEYVDISLAADTNLPFEEVCARLVSSEVEGICIEKAVHLEKGDHSLGKVINQAWYVAAVPRIALAQFNLLDPSALSKRVQERLSEPLAVWRDVKGIKRRINVSRYVSSVEVGRGAEVLAQAGYIGGFVPMRFVMGMDSKGSAKASEVMEALLGDLELPLRIVREGLMYCCPEGVFSPLDLENLRALPEQATCGVAGTASAA from the coding sequence ATGTCTGCCAAGCGCCACGCCCATCCGTATGCAGAGTTCTTGAATCGCGTGCAAAAGCCTGCGCGCTATGTAGGCGGGGAGCATGGTGAGGCCGTCAAGGATTGGGATGGCGCAGCCTCGCGCATATGCCTGGCATTTCCTGATCTGTACGATATAGGCATGAGTCATCTTGGGTTCAAGATTCTCTATTCCATTATCAATAAACATCCCCAACTGCTTGCTGAGCGGGTCTATGCCCCCTGGACGGATTTAGAAACCGAGCTCCGCGCGCACTCGGAACCGTTGCGTTCCTTGGAAAACTGGCGCGCACTTTGCGAGTTCGACATCGTAGGTTTTTCGCTGCAATTTGAGCTGACCTACACCAATGTTTTGCTGATGCTTGAGCTCGGTGGGGTGCCCTTGCGGAGCTGTGACCGAACGGAGGGCGACCCATTGGTGATTGCAGGCGGTCCGACGGCGACGCATGCAGAGCCGCTCGCGCCTTTCATCGATGCGTTTGTGATCGGCGACGGTGAGGAAAAGACGCCTGAACTGATGTTGACTTGGCACGCACTCAAACGCGCAGGGATGCCGCGAAGAGCGCGGCTAGAGCAACTGGCCCGATTGGGCGGCATCTATGTCCCGTGCTTGTATCAGAGCAGCAAGCAAGCCGACACGGGCCTCACGGTAATCGAGCCGCCCACCGATGATACCCCTTATCCTATCAAACGCGCATTCATCCCAGACATTAGCGAGCATCCGTTTCCGAGTGACGGGCCTGTGGCCGCGACTCAAACGGTGTTTGATCGTGTTTCTGTAGAAATTGCCCGCGGCTGCACCGAAGGTTGCCGCTTTTGTCAGGCAGGCATGATCTACAGGCCAGTTCGCGAGCGCACTCCTGAGGACATAACGAAGTCCCTGCTCAGTGCCGTCAAGGCGGGCGGGTACGACGAAGCATCGTTAACGTCGCTCTCCACCGCGGATTACAGCGCTATTTCACCGCTGATTCACGACGTGATGAATCGTCTGGCGCCGGAGAATGTGTCACTGTCGGTGTCATCGTTGCGGGCGTATGGCCTAAACGAGGACTTGCTGGATGACATCCGTCGTGTGCGCGCAACGGGACTCACTTTTGCTCCTGAAGCAGGCACCCAGCGCATGCGGGATGTCATCAACAAGAACATCACGGAAGAGCAATTGATGCAGACCGCAGAGCGCGTCTTCTCTCGTGGATGGTCAAAGATGAAGTTGTACTTCATGCTTGGTTTGCCGACTGAGGAAGACGAAGACGTGCTGGGCATCGTGCAAACAGGTGCACGCGCTCAAAAAGTTGGCCGCAAGCTTCAGAAAGGCGCACCCAAGGTCACCGTCAGCGTGAGCACGTTCGTGCCCAAGCCGCACACGCCGTTTCAATGGTGTGCCATGGACAGTGTGGATTCTGTACTTCGCAAACAGTCGCTGTTGAAACAAGAAGCCCGATCTTTACGGGTCCAGCTTCGCATGCATGATTGCGCAGGGTCATGGCTCGAAAGCATTCTGTCGCGTGGGGACCGTGCCCTCGGTGACGTGATTGAGACTGCTTACAAAAATGGGGCACGCTTTGACTCCTGGCAAGAGCAATTAAAGCTCCAAGCATGGCAAAATGCGCTCGCCGCGCATGGGATTGACCCCGACGTTTACCAGCGGACGCTTGCAGTAGAGGCGCGATTACCCTGGGACCACATCGACGTCGGGTTAGAAGGTGGCTTTTTATTGCGGGAGTATCGTAAGGCGTTGCGCAATCGGCTGAGCCCACCTTGTGGCAAAGCGATCAACATGTTCGTGCACCACACCAATCTTGCAGAGGCCGAAAGCGATCAGCGTAAGCTCATTTGCTATCATTGTGGAATTGCTTGCGACATGACCAAGATGCGCCAAAAGCGTATCGATCATCTGCATACGCTAGGGGCCAAGGAAGCGCGCAACTCTGCGATATCGTTGGTAAAAAAGGTTCCCGCAGCAGCGCCGGCAATGCCGCCGCTTAGGCCCGATCAGGGACGTGTTGTACGGATGCGTCTGGCCTACACCAAACTGGGGCGCGCGGTGTACAGCTCACACTTAGACCTGGTGCGGCTTATCCCTCGTATATGTCGTCGGTTGGAGCTGCCGCTGCGTTATTCCGAGGGGTTTCATCCCAAGCCGGACATGAGCTTCGGGCCGGCTCTGTCATTGGGAACAGCGTCCTTAGGGGAGTATGTGGATATAAGCCTCGCCGCCGATACGAACCTGCCGTTCGAAGAAGTGTGCGCAAGGCTCGTGTCGAGCGAGGTCGAGGGAATCTGCATCGAGAAGGCAGTCCATTTGGAAAAAGGGGATCACTCCTTAGGCAAAGTGATCAATCAGGCTTGGTATGTGGCTGCGGTTCCACGCATAGCGCTTGCTCAGTTCAATCTATTGGATCCATCCGCACTTTCGAAACGCGTCCAGGAAAGGTTAAGTGAGCCTTTAGCAGTCTGGCGCGATGTAAAGGGGATCAAAAGGCGGATCAACGTCAGCCGCTACGTGTCCTCGGTTGAGGTGGGGAGGGGGGCCGAGGTTTTGGCGCAGGCGGGATACATCGGAGGGTTCGTCCCCATGCGGTTTGTGATGGGCATGGACTCAAAGGGCAGCGCAAAGGCGTCGGAGGTCATGGAAGCGTTGCTGGGCGATCTCGAGCTTCCCTTGCGAATCGTCAGGGAAGGCCTCATGTATTGCTGTCCGGAAGGCGTATTTTCGCCGTTAGATCTAGAGAATCTAAGGGCCTTGCCCGAACAGGCGACGTGCGGGGTTGCCGGGACAGCCTCGGCAGCATAA
- the cysC gene encoding adenylyl-sulfate kinase: MTMRENILWHTGELTPALRARAYGHKGVTAWLTGLSGSGKSTIAARVERLLVERRVVSYVLDGDNIRHGLNHDLDFSPEGRSENVRRIGEVTKLFVDAGVVVLAAFVSPYRIDRARVRALHAPGDFFEVYVEASLEGCKRRDPKGLYEKAQAGSIADFTGISSPYETPEHPELTLRTELEDVDTCAHQLVQHLQRSGYVPVLST; this comes from the coding sequence ATGACGATGCGGGAGAACATCCTATGGCACACAGGAGAACTGACGCCGGCCCTACGCGCGCGTGCCTATGGCCATAAGGGCGTCACGGCCTGGCTTACGGGTTTGTCCGGCTCAGGAAAAAGCACCATTGCGGCCCGCGTGGAACGCTTGCTGGTCGAACGACGCGTGGTTAGCTACGTGCTTGATGGCGATAACATTCGGCACGGTCTCAATCATGACTTGGATTTCTCGCCCGAAGGACGCAGCGAAAACGTCAGACGCATCGGGGAAGTGACCAAGCTGTTTGTGGATGCTGGCGTTGTCGTGCTTGCTGCATTTGTGTCCCCGTATCGCATCGATCGCGCAAGGGTCCGGGCGCTGCATGCGCCGGGAGACTTTTTTGAAGTGTATGTCGAGGCTTCACTTGAAGGTTGTAAGCGCCGCGACCCAAAGGGCCTCTACGAGAAGGCACAGGCGGGTAGCATTGCCGACTTTACAGGCATCTCTTCGCCTTACGAGACTCCCGAACACCCTGAACTCACCCTTCGTACCGAGCTTGAAGATGTCGATACGTGCGCACATCAGTTGGTCCAGCACCTGCAGCGGTCAGGCTATGTGCCGGTGCTATCCACTTAG
- the lepA gene encoding elongation factor 4 has protein sequence MSLHHIRNFSIIAHIDHGKSTLADRIMEYTGALTERQRTDQFLDKLELERERGITIKAQAVRLKYKADDGQIYQLNLIDTPGHVDFTYEVSRSLAACEGALLVVDASQGVEAQTLANVYLAMENNLEIIPVFNKIDLPSADVEQVRKEVTDLIGLDCEGAIAASAKTGMGIHEILEAVVSRIPPPQGEVNGPLRALVMDSWYDSYRGAVVLVRVVDGTMNKGAKIRMMAAETEYEITEIGVFSPFPTALDTLGPGEVGFFSAAIKSVSETRIGDTITEARQRALKALPGFKEVKPMVFSGIFPTDSGQYNELRDALEKLNLNDSAFKFEPDTSDALGFGFRCGFLGLLHMEVVQERLEREYNLDLITTAPSVVYRVHTLGGELLEVENPSRLPEVGNIAFLEEPYLKVSIYVPGQFVGAMLGLCQDRRGIQVGIQYATTERVIITYELPMAEVLFDFYDRLKSLSKGYASMDYELIGYRQNPLVRLDMLVNGEKVDALSAIVHKDRAYTMGRKLSEKLKEIVPRQQFEVIIQAAIGARVIARETVRALRKDVTAKCYGGDISRKRKLLEKQKEGKKRMKSVGSVDIPQAAFHAILKINE, from the coding sequence GTGTCACTCCACCACATTCGCAATTTTTCGATCATTGCACACATCGATCACGGCAAGAGCACCTTGGCTGATCGCATCATGGAGTATACGGGTGCGTTGACCGAGCGGCAGCGAACCGATCAGTTTCTCGACAAGCTGGAGCTCGAACGCGAACGCGGCATTACCATCAAGGCCCAGGCCGTGCGACTGAAATACAAAGCCGACGACGGCCAGATCTATCAGTTAAATCTCATCGACACGCCCGGGCATGTGGATTTCACCTACGAGGTCTCTCGCTCATTGGCCGCGTGCGAAGGTGCGCTCTTGGTGGTGGATGCTTCGCAAGGCGTAGAGGCGCAAACGTTGGCCAACGTCTACCTGGCCATGGAAAACAACCTGGAGATTATCCCGGTGTTCAACAAGATCGACCTGCCCAGCGCCGATGTCGAGCAGGTGCGGAAGGAAGTCACCGATCTCATCGGGCTCGATTGCGAGGGTGCTATCGCCGCCAGTGCAAAGACAGGTATGGGCATCCACGAGATCTTGGAGGCCGTCGTAAGTCGAATCCCGCCTCCCCAAGGGGAGGTCAATGGCCCCTTGCGCGCTTTGGTGATGGACAGCTGGTACGACAGCTACCGCGGAGCGGTGGTGCTTGTGCGCGTGGTGGACGGCACCATGAACAAGGGGGCCAAGATCCGCATGATGGCTGCTGAGACTGAATATGAAATCACCGAGATCGGCGTCTTCTCCCCCTTCCCCACCGCGCTAGATACTCTCGGCCCAGGCGAAGTCGGGTTTTTTTCCGCCGCCATCAAATCCGTGAGTGAGACGCGCATCGGCGATACCATCACTGAGGCCCGTCAACGCGCCCTAAAAGCGTTACCCGGCTTCAAAGAAGTGAAGCCCATGGTGTTCTCGGGCATATTTCCGACCGATAGTGGACAGTACAATGAGCTCCGCGATGCGCTAGAAAAGCTCAATCTCAACGACAGTGCGTTCAAGTTCGAGCCCGACACATCGGATGCGCTCGGGTTCGGCTTTCGCTGCGGTTTCCTTGGTTTGTTGCACATGGAGGTCGTTCAGGAACGCCTGGAGCGCGAGTACAACCTCGATTTGATCACCACTGCCCCCAGCGTCGTCTATCGTGTCCACACCTTGGGAGGTGAGCTGCTGGAGGTCGAAAATCCGTCGCGGCTTCCGGAGGTAGGAAACATCGCATTTCTTGAGGAACCTTACCTCAAGGTATCCATTTATGTGCCCGGCCAGTTTGTGGGAGCCATGCTGGGCCTGTGCCAGGATCGCCGCGGCATCCAGGTGGGTATTCAGTACGCGACTACCGAGCGCGTCATAATTACGTACGAGCTGCCCATGGCCGAAGTGCTTTTCGATTTCTACGATCGGCTCAAGAGCCTGAGTAAAGGCTACGCCTCCATGGACTACGAGCTCATCGGCTACCGTCAAAACCCATTGGTCCGCTTGGATATGCTTGTCAACGGAGAGAAAGTCGACGCGCTCAGCGCCATTGTGCACAAAGACCGCGCTTATACGATGGGAAGAAAGCTCTCTGAGAAGCTGAAAGAGATTGTGCCCCGTCAGCAGTTCGAGGTAATCATCCAAGCCGCCATTGGCGCACGCGTGATTGCGCGCGAAACTGTGCGGGCATTACGTAAAGACGTCACCGCCAAGTGCTACGGAGGAGATATCTCGCGCAAACGCAAGCTGCTCGAAAAACAAAAAGAGGGCAAAAAACGCATGAAAAGCGTAGGTAGCGTGGATATTCCACAAGCGGCATTCCATGCCATCCTCAAAATCAACGAATGA
- a CDS encoding ribbon-helix-helix domain-containing protein: MARKKVSTTIYVTPEQNEQLKLLHERTKVPVAVYIREGIDLVLEQYAQALPGQLSLEEGSKSRRK, translated from the coding sequence ATGGCCCGCAAAAAAGTCTCAACCACCATTTACGTCACGCCCGAGCAGAACGAGCAGCTTAAACTTTTGCACGAGCGGACCAAGGTGCCCGTCGCAGTCTACATTCGTGAAGGCATTGATCTCGTCTTGGAGCAATATGCGCAAGCGCTTCCCGGGCAGCTCAGCTTGGAAGAAGGCTCCAAGTCACGTCGTAAATAG
- a CDS encoding rRNA pseudouridine synthase, which translates to MSQAGVASRRRAEVLIKEGKVRINGRVVSELGAKANPQKDKIEVNGKRLASQTPVYYVLNKPRGMVSTLRDPEGRPSLAELVRTIPERVYPVGRLDYHTSGVLLLTNDGDMAHALMHPSKGAPKTYVVKASGQFNEVHLQALRTGVRIERDETTAPADVHVLSEEPRCTWLRVTLREGKNRQIHRMVETLGHKVLRLSRLSYAGIDVEGLKPGQLRPLTSRELLRLKRAYQNAD; encoded by the coding sequence CTGTCTCAAGCCGGCGTGGCCTCGCGCCGCCGCGCCGAGGTTCTGATTAAAGAGGGCAAGGTCCGCATCAACGGCCGTGTGGTGAGTGAGCTTGGCGCCAAGGCCAATCCACAAAAAGACAAGATTGAAGTCAATGGCAAACGTCTCGCCTCGCAAACGCCCGTGTACTACGTCTTGAACAAACCCCGCGGGATGGTCAGCACGCTACGCGATCCGGAAGGCCGTCCAAGCTTGGCGGAACTCGTGCGCACAATCCCCGAACGCGTCTATCCGGTCGGTCGCTTGGATTACCACACGAGCGGAGTGTTATTGTTGACCAACGATGGCGACATGGCCCACGCTTTGATGCATCCGAGCAAAGGCGCGCCCAAAACCTATGTTGTCAAAGCCAGTGGCCAATTCAACGAAGTGCATTTGCAGGCATTGCGCACAGGCGTGCGCATCGAGCGCGATGAAACCACGGCGCCTGCCGATGTGCATGTGCTCAGCGAGGAGCCTCGATGCACCTGGTTGCGCGTCACGCTGCGCGAGGGCAAAAACCGACAGATTCACCGCATGGTCGAGACCCTGGGCCACAAGGTGCTGCGCTTGAGCCGCCTTTCCTATGCCGGCATTGACGTCGAAGGACTCAAACCCGGACAGTTGCGGCCTTTGACATCACGCGAGCTTTTGCGTCTGAAACGAGCCTACCAAAACGCTGATTGA
- a CDS encoding nucleotidyl transferase AbiEii/AbiGii toxin family protein, which translates to MLEVKHRRFAFIGGLALQRWGEPRVTQDVDATVFTGFSGEDEFINDMLNAYQPRVENAGEFARNARVLLLKSASGIGIDIALGGLSFEEEMIGRSTEYDFLPGIRLRTCSAEDLIIMKAFAARDRDWADIRTVLVRQVKIDFGYIMENLTPLVELKEQPEILDRLNQLIDETKP; encoded by the coding sequence GTGCTTGAGGTTAAGCATAGACGATTTGCTTTTATCGGCGGGCTTGCTCTGCAACGCTGGGGCGAACCACGCGTCACTCAAGATGTTGATGCCACGGTTTTTACCGGATTTTCTGGCGAGGATGAGTTTATCAACGACATGCTAAATGCGTACCAACCTCGCGTTGAAAACGCCGGAGAGTTTGCACGCAACGCTAGAGTACTCTTGTTGAAGTCGGCCTCAGGCATAGGGATTGATATTGCACTTGGCGGATTGTCTTTTGAGGAGGAAATGATTGGCCGGTCAACGGAATACGATTTTCTTCCAGGAATTCGATTACGTACGTGCTCTGCGGAAGATCTCATTATCATGAAAGCGTTCGCAGCACGCGATCGCGATTGGGCAGATATTCGTACGGTATTGGTACGACAGGTCAAAATCGATTTCGGCTACATCATGGAGAATCTCACGCCGCTGGTTGAGCTCAAGGAGCAACCTGAGATCCTCGACAGGCTGAATCAGCTTATAGATGAAACCAAGCCATAG
- a CDS encoding DUF1524 domain-containing protein — protein MAGQVRAVHHLVQAPPDFETARNHIGGLVLLQSGPNQSLRDRPYEKKRDAYVSQAQRLLTRSLHPLAYQNNPAFSRLITETGLAFRFYDQFDPTAQAERKELYLRIAEWVWNPSRLDLDGIKAPTPEPLEVPEDQDTAPVELSVRDEVIQRFWTKLIECPKATGPPCAPLFSSDYPAWNTRLRGLVELRHSPQPNPSNAVPQSPHGA, from the coding sequence GTGGCCGGACAAGTCCGAGCGGTTCACCACCTGGTTCAAGCACCCCCCGACTTCGAGACGGCGCGCAATCATATCGGCGGTTTGGTGCTTCTGCAGAGCGGTCCCAACCAAAGTCTTCGAGACAGGCCCTACGAAAAGAAGCGGGACGCGTACGTGAGCCAAGCGCAAAGGCTCCTCACGCGTAGCCTGCATCCGCTTGCCTATCAGAACAACCCGGCGTTCAGCCGACTCATCACCGAGACGGGCCTGGCGTTTCGTTTCTATGACCAGTTTGATCCCACTGCCCAGGCCGAGAGGAAAGAACTTTACCTTCGCATTGCGGAGTGGGTGTGGAACCCGTCCCGCCTGGATCTCGACGGAATCAAAGCCCCGACGCCCGAGCCACTGGAAGTTCCGGAGGACCAGGATACCGCTCCGGTGGAACTGTCAGTTCGTGACGAAGTGATCCAGCGCTTCTGGACTAAGCTCATCGAGTGCCCCAAGGCGACGGGGCCTCCATGCGCACCTCTCTTCTCGTCGGACTACCCGGCTTGGAACACGCGACTCCGGGGCCTCGTGGAACTTCGACATTCCCCACAACCGAACCCGAGTAACGCTGTACCTCAATCGCCCCACGGCGCGTGA
- a CDS encoding DUF4268 domain-containing protein, producing MPHNRTRVTLYLNRPTAREDNALYDRVATARAEIERAFGSELEWRRLDEKRASRISVTIAGGWGDESEGATVIPADVESMARLHRLLEPRLREAMTTESMDVG from the coding sequence ATTCCCCACAACCGAACCCGAGTAACGCTGTACCTCAATCGCCCCACGGCGCGTGAGGACAACGCGCTGTATGATCGCGTCGCGACCGCGCGGGCGGAGATCGAGCGCGCGTTCGGGAGTGAACTCGAATGGCGACGGCTCGATGAAAAACGTGCCTCACGTATTTCGGTGACCATTGCAGGAGGTTGGGGCGACGAGTCCGAAGGGGCCACGGTGATACCAGCGGACGTCGAGTCAATGGCCCGGCTGCACAGATTGCTGGAGCCACGCCTACGGGAGGCCATGACGACCGAGTCGATGGACGTGGGGTGA
- a CDS encoding type II toxin-antitoxin system RelE/ParE family toxin yields MLALEAFNKKTQKTPSSKITMANQRLRDWKSRATK; encoded by the coding sequence TTGCTGGCCCTTGAAGCCTTTAACAAAAAGACTCAAAAAACACCTAGTTCAAAGATTACCATGGCAAATCAAAGGCTTAGGGATTGGAAATCTAGGGCGACCAAGTAG
- a CDS encoding helix-turn-helix transcriptional regulator yields the protein MAADELDRFIAKRSQKNPKFPLMVKAAKQRKAIARKFVQIRENKGGSQTLVAARMRTSASIVSRLESGADARISTIQKYAEALGCELQIELVAKKH from the coding sequence ATGGCAGCCGATGAGCTAGATAGATTTATTGCTAAACGCAGCCAAAAGAACCCGAAGTTTCCTTTGATGGTTAAGGCTGCTAAGCAAAGAAAGGCGATTGCTAGAAAATTCGTGCAGATCCGCGAAAACAAGGGGGGCAGTCAAACCCTCGTCGCGGCCCGAATGAGGACATCAGCGTCCATCGTTAGTCGTTTAGAAAGCGGCGCTGACGCCCGCATATCGACCATCCAAAAATACGCCGAAGCACTAGGCTGTGAGCTGCAGATAGAATTGGTCGCAAAAAAACACTGA
- a CDS encoding TolC family protein — translation MSKRLLAGPCVFLSLALTFGAGSGCVPSLGGNLPREPNRRVPPAYRSSPQQLKTTSAAMAKWKELFDSVELQFLITTALKNNQELNLRMQEIIIAQTEISARRGEYAPKLNAELGAGIEKVGKHTSQGASDEAHGLPEHLGDFNFGLRGSWEVDVWKKLRNAAKAADLRFLASIEARNFMTTQIIAEIARSYYELMAIDNRIAILKRNIDIQASALEVVKLEKIAARVTELAVQRFEAEVLKNKSRLYDLNQAQIQTENRINFLVGRFPQHVKRASSAFNERSPKLLHAGLPSELLQNRPDVRQAELELAAAKLDVSSARAAFYPSLFIDAEVGYRSFNAAHLVDTPDSLIYNLAGGLVAPLLNRQAISAQYRSANARQLQAVFNFERILLQAFTDVANQLAKIGNLQKSYELRAQQVQALARSIDISNVLFQSARADYMEVLLTRRDSLEAEMELLETKTQQFHAMVDLYHSLGGGWRS, via the coding sequence ATGTCTAAGCGACTTCTCGCCGGTCCGTGCGTGTTTCTCTCTCTTGCACTTACGTTCGGAGCGGGCAGTGGATGCGTCCCGTCGCTCGGCGGCAATCTACCGAGAGAGCCCAACAGACGTGTTCCTCCCGCGTATCGGAGCTCCCCCCAGCAACTGAAGACAACCAGTGCCGCCATGGCGAAGTGGAAAGAGCTGTTCGACAGTGTCGAGCTTCAGTTTCTGATAACGACTGCCCTCAAAAACAATCAGGAGCTCAACCTTAGAATGCAGGAGATTATCATTGCACAGACCGAGATCTCCGCAAGGCGCGGCGAATACGCGCCCAAGCTCAATGCCGAGCTTGGCGCGGGCATCGAAAAGGTCGGCAAGCACACGAGCCAGGGCGCCAGCGACGAAGCGCATGGATTGCCCGAGCATCTCGGCGATTTCAACTTCGGACTCAGGGGCTCATGGGAAGTCGACGTATGGAAAAAGCTAAGGAATGCTGCCAAAGCCGCCGATCTTCGCTTCCTGGCAAGTATCGAAGCCAGAAACTTCATGACGACACAAATCATAGCCGAGATTGCTAGGTCCTATTACGAACTGATGGCAATAGACAATCGCATCGCGATCCTAAAACGCAATATCGACATCCAAGCCAGTGCCCTCGAGGTGGTGAAGCTTGAAAAAATCGCCGCCAGAGTCACCGAACTCGCGGTACAAAGATTCGAAGCCGAGGTCTTGAAGAATAAGAGCCGGCTCTATGACTTGAACCAAGCCCAGATTCAGACGGAAAACCGTATCAACTTTTTGGTCGGTCGCTTTCCGCAGCATGTGAAGCGCGCCTCGAGCGCTTTCAACGAACGCTCGCCCAAGCTTCTTCATGCAGGCCTTCCGTCAGAGCTTCTTCAAAATCGTCCTGACGTGAGACAAGCCGAGCTCGAGCTTGCCGCGGCAAAACTGGACGTATCCTCAGCCAGAGCGGCATTCTATCCTTCACTCTTCATCGACGCAGAGGTGGGATATCGATCATTCAACGCCGCCCACTTGGTAGACACTCCCGATTCGCTCATCTACAACCTGGCCGGCGGGCTCGTGGCTCCCCTTCTCAACCGACAAGCCATTTCCGCGCAATATCGTTCGGCCAATGCCCGGCAACTGCAGGCCGTATTCAACTTTGAACGCATCTTGCTACAGGCCTTCACCGACGTCGCGAACCAACTGGCCAAAATCGGCAATTTGCAAAAAAGCTACGAGCTTCGTGCGCAACAGGTGCAAGCACTCGCTCGATCCATCGACATCTCCAATGTCCTGTTTCAGTCGGCGCGTGCCGACTACATGGAAGTCCTTTTGACCCGTCGAGATTCCCTCGAAGCCGAAATGGAGCTGCTCGAGACCAAAACACAGCAGTTCCATGCCATGGTCGATCTCTACCACTCGCTTGGCGGCGGCTGGCGCTCCTGA